A region of Panthera uncia isolate 11264 chromosome D4, Puncia_PCG_1.0, whole genome shotgun sequence DNA encodes the following proteins:
- the LCN8 gene encoding epididymal-specific lipocalin-8 has translation MDAGLLSVILGTVLVRVETAAQDLSLHKPPADATAATLGAPGPTQVAEGTSLSWRRGVRGKDPGTGRARALPERFLWAGRLALRGLQGPGLSVVTSCSRIGFWREAGVASSQNLALKTPKRLEALFLTLSGDELTGKAAYDSSGSCETEKIVGSEIDVLGRSCFPGHRETHVIGTDYEQDAILRVSLHWQGQDFHVLKYFSKRTPRWGLASLPRPGNGPAQPPGVPTARTLEDEYGPGFWRFRELTTDIGLYLVARHCEPQAFRAGVGLGTPRVGSGGQSHSTSRSPVPQGGVPSS, from the exons ATGGACGCGGGGCTGCTGAGTGTCATCCTGGGCACTGTCCTAGTGCGGGTGGAGACGGCCGCGCAGGACCTCAGTCTACACAAG cccccagccgATGCCACAGCAGCCACCCTGGGGGCCCCGGGGCCCACCCAGGTTGCTGAGGGCACGAGCCTCTCCTGGAGACGGGGTGTGAGAGGCAAGGACCCAGGGACCGGCAGGGCCAGAGCCCTCCCTGAGCGTTTCCTGTGGGCAGGCCGGCTGGCCCTGCGGGGTCTCCAGGGACCGGGGCTCAGCGTGGTCACCTCCTGCTCCCGGATCG GATTTTGGCGAGAAGCTGGTGTGGCCTCCAGCCAAAACCTGGCGCTAAAGACCCCAAAGAGGCTGGAGGCCTTGTTCTTGACCTTGAGTGGAGATGAGCTGACGGGGAAGGCTGCATACGACAG CTCAGGAAGTTGTGAGACAGAAAAAATAGTGGGCTCAGAAATAGATGTTTTGGGGAGATCCTGCTT cccaggccacAGGGAGACCCACGTGATAGGCACGGACTACGAGCAGGACGCCATTCTGAGGGTGTCCCTGCACTGGCAGGGCCAGGATTTCCATGTGCTCAAATACTTTAGTAAGCGCACCCCGCGGTGGGGGCTGGCCTCGCTCCCGCGTCCCGGAAacggcccagcccagccccctggTGTCCCCACAGCTCGGACCCTCGAGGACGAGTACGGACCAGGCTTCTGGAGGTTCCGGGAGTTGACAACAGACATAGGGCTGTACCTGGTGGCCCGGCACTGTGAGCCCCAGGCCTTCCGGGCGGGGGTTGGGCTGGGGACCCCGAGGGTGGGATCCGGGGGCCAGTCCCACAGCACCTCACGCTCCCCTGTCCCGCAGGGAGGTGTGCCAAGCTCCTGA
- the LCN6 gene encoding LOW QUALITY PROTEIN: epididymal-specific lipocalin-6 (The sequence of the model RefSeq protein was modified relative to this genomic sequence to represent the inferred CDS: inserted 1 base in 1 codon), translated as MGSVLLTVLLMSVSAPCSQAVCLGRLDPSQLLGSWYVLAVASGEKGFAVEKATKDIEGVVVTLTAESSLKMLSSRHRPERCDVGMVLLWRQNSGWVFVNPSLGVSDYWVLGTDFRDYAVIFTQLEFKDEAFSTXELYSRTELASQEAVRLFTRWSRGLGFLSQQQAALQRDLTCAHKAFQVSWLPEHHPASYTPVLCSHEGPGTRVEADPPRTWGPPVLFLVFSECFASSGDSAHRVQARPARRWQPAQPPRCWVLGAGCWAGAPRESCCVSK; from the exons ATGGGGAGCGTCCTGCTCACTGTTCTTCTGATGTCAGTCTCAGCGCCTTGCTCCCAGGCTGTGTGTCTGGGAAGGCTGGACCCGAGTCAG CTTCTGGGGTCCTGGTACGTTCTCGCCGTGGCCTCCGGTGAGAAGGGCTTTGCGGTGGAGAAGGCCACGAAGGACATCGAGGGTGTCGTGGTGACCCTTACTGCCGAAAGCAGTCTGAAAATGCTGTCCTCCAGGCACAG GCCGGAGAGGTGTGATGTGGGCATGGTGTTGCTGTGGAGACAGAACTCTGGATGGGTGTTTGTGAACCCCT CCCTGGGCGTGTCAGACTACTGGGTGCTGGGCACCGACTTCAGGGACTATGCCGTCATCTTCACCCAGCTGGAGTTCAAGGACGAGGCCTTCAGCA GGGAGCTATACA GTCGGACGGAGCTGGCCAGCCAGGAGGCCGTGCGTCTCTTCACCAGGTGGAGCAGGGGCCTGGGCTTCCTGTCCCAGCAGCAGGCCGCGCTGCAGCGGGACC TCACCTGTGCGCACAAGGCCTTCCAGGTAAGCTGGCTTCCCGAGCATCACCCCGCATCCTACACCCCAGTGCTCTGCAGCCATGAGGGGCCGGGGACCCGGGTGGAGGCAGACCCCCCTCGAACCTGGGGTCCTCCAGTGCTCTTCCTGGTTTTCAGTGAATGCTTCGCCTCCAGTGGGGACAGTGCCCACCGTGTCCAGGCGAGGCCGGCCAGGCGCTGGCAACctgctcagccacccaggtgctgggtgctgggtgctgggtgctgggcaggTGCTCCCAGGGAATCTTGCTGCGTTTCCAAATAA
- the LCN10 gene encoding epididymal-specific lipocalin-10, whose amino-acid sequence MGPGRLVPTLVLALVLAMGSRPQEQPPREAHSLNWNKFSGFWYILAVASDGQGFLPGRHRRKLGASTVKVHKVGQLKVVLAFSRSQGCQAYTLILRKDGKKAVFRNTRAYDSSGPGEGGLGVKGVEGFHVLSTDYSFGVVYLRLGRAGWTAKMLLFLSRRNTSSFPSMKRFVDICETLELADGVTVLPKDGNTWSRPPVRTPSCPEGHHRYFGVRSWPSETPGAFFAIPGVRTLRGVW is encoded by the exons ATGGGACCGGGGAGGCTGGTGCCCACGCTGGTCCTGGCGCTTGTGCTGGCCATGGGGTCCCGGCCACAGGAACAGCCGCCCAGGGAGGCCCACAGCCTCAACTGGAACAAG TTTTCAGGGTTCTGGTACATTCTGGCTGTTGCCTCCGATGGCCAGGGGTTCTTGCCTGGCAGACACAGGAGGAAGCTGGGGGCATCCACGGTGAAGGTTCACAAAGTGGGCCAGCTGAAGGTGGTCCTGGCCTTTAGCCG GTCACAGGGGTGCCAGGCATACACGTTAATTCTTCGGAAAGATGGGAAGAAGGCGGTGTTCAGGAACACACGTGCGTATGATAGCTCGGGGCCGGGagagggaggcctggg AGTGAAGGGGGTGGAGGGTTTCCACGTGCTGTCCACGGACTACAGCTTCGGCGTGGTCTATCTGCGCCTGGGCCGCGCCGGCTGGACCGCCAAGATGCTACTGTTCTTAA GCAGACGGAACACGTCCAGCTTCCCGAGCATGAAAAGATTCGTAGACATATGTGAGACTTTGGAGCTCGCCGATGGTGTGACCGTTCTTCCGAAAGACGGTAACACGTGGTCgaga CCTCCTGTGCGCACACCATCCTGCCCTGAGGGCCACCACCGTTACTTTGGGGTCCGCTCGTGGCCCTCCGAGACCCCAGGAGCGTTCTTCGCGATTCCGGGAGTTCGCACGCTGAGAGGTGTTTGGTGA